Part of the Nostoc sp. ATCC 53789 genome, GATACTCCACCATTAAAAGTGAATAGTATTTGCGATCGCCCCTTTTTTCACAATACAATTACTGAGAATTATCGACAAATCAACGATTTTCGTGGTTATTATCGTCGTTGGGGGGCTGTGCAATCATTTTGGCTGTTTTATCAGTTGAGCGATCGCACAATTAAACAACAGTATGCCCAAAGCCGAGACAAGTTTCAAGAAGCCTGTGAACAAGTCTTTGAAACAAGTCTAAAGTCTGCGGCTGGAAGTGTTTCGGGATGGGCGAAAGATTGGCAAGCACTTTCTGGTAAATCAGGAAATCCTATTGCTGAGGATGCTGCTAGTTTTCGAGGTTTAAGTCCTTTGCAGTGTGGTTTATACGACTTAACGGAAGAAAACGAAGCAGATAGGTTTAAAAACTACGATTTACCCGGTATTTTGGGCAATTTAGAAATTGAAATGTGGACGGAAGCGGCATTTATACGGACACTCAAAGAAACCGCAGAACGCACCGGACAACCCATTGCCAAAGGAAGATTTGCTCATTGTCTAGCATTTATGAAGTTGCGTTCCTACCGAGAGGAACGGCTGAACTGGAAGTTTACCTATTCTGGAAACTTGCAGCCAATTGCTGACGCTTGGAAAGTTCAGGTTTTGACTGGTGTGGAAATTTGGCAACCTGACAACTATTGGGTTGGGGAAATTAACAAACGCCTAAAAAAGGAAGGTTTGGTTTGTTACGTGATTCGCCGTCCTCTTGCTGAAGTGCGGATGCGGCTAAGACTACCGATGAATTTTCAGATTTATGGCATCAGCGATCAGTATAGCTTTCATGATGCTACTGTGCCCTATGCGATCGCTTTTGGTCACTCTGCACTGTTGCTGGATACGCTTGCATACACGTTTAAAAGCAAAGGAGATGAGATATGGGTTGTTTGAGGTTTCAATCCCTGATAGGGATTTTGGTTAGTGTAACGGAGAAAAAGCTTACGCCAGTAAGTTCAGACGTATTTATTTCAATCCCTGATAGGGATTAGTAATCTCACCTTATTTGTATAGTGAGTCTCCGTCTTGATCTGAGAATAACAGATAGTGGGTGAACGTAACCGCCATCAAGTGCTGACTTATTTGACCAGATATTTATCATGTTAAATAGGTCTAAAACTTAATGCACTAGTTTCTTGCAATCGGCTTTCGCTTAAGTTAGCTTCTGAGTATGCGACTGGCAAGACTGGTAGTTAAAAAAACTATCAGTTCTAATGAGTTGTATGTAAACTTACTTCAAGAATTGAAAGATGCGAAAACGTAAGAAGACCAAGGTTGAGCTGTTAATTGAAGTCTTATCAGACGGCGAATGGCACTGGGGTGATGAACTAGCTCAACCCGATAAAGTCGGTTGGCGCTTTGGAGACGCTGTAGATAAAGCTCGTGACAAAAAAGGCTTTCCAATAGTCAGAGAGCGAGTTGGACTCAAACACAAGTATCGTTTGCCCAAATCTTAACCGATATTAATGTGGTGTTAGCGAATTTCTTGGTCAAACAGAGAATTTTTTGCTATAGAGGGAAGCTGAACAGTAGGTTACGGCATTAAGTTCAGGCGTAATTAGTCTCAACCCCCTAGAACCACAAAGCAAAACTTGTGGCAGATAGCTGGGTACAAGTCTGGTATACATCAAAATCTTAAAGCAGTTGATTTTATGAATGCTTCCTTCTTTTCTTAGCGTAAAAATATGATTGGCAAAGAAAAACAATTCCTTATCTGACATAATCCATGAACGAACAAAAACTTTTAGAAAGAATCACAATCAACCCTCAAATCTTTGGTGGTAAACCAATTATTCGAGGTCGTCGCCTTGCAGTTGAACATATTTTGGGGATGTTGGCGGCGGGAGATACTATCGAAACCTTATTAGAAGGTTATCCCTGGTTAGAACGGGAAGATGTGCAAGCCTGTTTAGTTTATGCGTCTCGGCTAGTTGGTCATGAATAAGTTGAACTTTTTCCGCTATGAGTAACCCCGTTTCAGACAATTACAGACATTTGCTAATGGAAATAAAACAGCGTATTCGTTCAGCCCAGTACGAAGCACTAAAAGCAGTTAATCGGGAAATGATTAACCTTTACTGGGACATTGGACAGATAATTGTTACTCAACAACAGGGCGCTAGTTGGGGAAAATCCGTAGTAGAACAGTTAGCAAAAGACTTACAAGCAGAGTTTCCAGGAATTAGCGGATTTTCTGCTGCTAACCTCTGGCGGATGAGGCTTTTTTATGAATCATACGTCAACAATGAAAAACTCGCACCAATGGTGCGAGAAATTGGATGGAGTCACAATCTGGTCATTGTAGAGAAATGCAAAGATGACCTAGAACGGGAATTTTATATCAGAATGACTCGTAAATTTGGCTGGACAAAGAATGTTTTGATTCACCAAATTGAAAATCAAACCTATGAAAAGACTCTGTTGAATCAGACTAACTTTGATAAAACTGTTCCAGCAGAAATCCGTAACCAATTAAAACTAGCAGTCAAAGATGAATATACTTTTGATTTCTTGGAACTAGCAGATGAACACAGTGAGCGACAGTTAGAACAGGCGATTTTGGCAAGAGTTGAACCATTCTTGCAAGAAATGGGCGGGCGGTTTACTTTTGTTGGCAGTCAGTATCGCTTAGAAGTTGGCGATAAAGAATTTTTTATTGACCTGTTGCTGTATCACCGCCAATTAAAATGTCTAGTTGCAATTGAGTTAAAAACTGGAGAGTTCCTACCTGAGTATGTGGGAAAAATGCAATTTTATCTGGCGGCTTTAGATGATTTATCTCGATTTCCAGACGAAAATCTCTCAATCGGAATTATTCTTTGCAAATCTAAGGATAAAACCATTGTTGAGTATGCACTGAGAGAATCGAATAAACCAATCGGTATCGCAACTTATAAACTGTTTTCTACGTTGCCTCAAGAACTAAAAAATCAGCTTCCGGCTCCAGAGCAAGTTGCCAAGTTGCTAGAAGGCGTGGAGTAAAAAATTGGAGTTTGAAAATGTCTAATGATGATTGGTTATCAGGTGATTTTGGTTTTGATGGAGATTCTTCAGACCGCACTATTGAAACTAAAGGTGAGTTACTAACACTCAAGTTATTACGAGAAGCAATTCAGTCTCAAAATCCCGATGATAAGGTAATGGCAGACTTTGGTGAATATGTTTTACCAAATCTGTTGCGGATAGCAATTGGTGTAACTGCGAAAGGCGGTAAGTTTTTTGATGAAATTGACCAACAGCGAGAAGCAGAAGGAAAAATTAAAGTCAGACGAGATAATGCTGCTGACCAATCGCTGAATACTCACTTACTCAATGGATTATTCCCCGCTAATTTAATTGAGAAACGTTTAGAAAAACTTAATACCACAGTGCAGCGAGTGGTGAAAGAGCGAGAACGACGTTTGGTAATTGCTGGATTTATTTTACATGATTTTGAAAAGTTTCCTGATGTACCTGAAAACTGCCGCAAGTTGCCGTTAGCAGAACATCGCGAAATTATTGATAAAAAAGTTCACCAGTTAGGACTAGATAACTTTATAAATCCAGAAAATACTGAAGCTTATCGAGAGTATTTAGATGATTTATTGTGCATGGCTTATAATGCTCAACGTCGCTGGGATACTAACTGGAATTTTTCTGAATTTGGGTTGAATCCTCTTCTCAAAGACCGTACCCTTCGCAGTCTATCTGATTTAACTTGTTTAGCTGATTCTCTCGCCTCAATTGTTAAACATCCCCAGGATGCAGAACATCCTAGACTCAAAGAAATCATCCACAGCCTCAGTGATGGGCAATTAAAATTTACCTATCACAGCATTGCTGAGAATCGTGGTGTTTTAACTAATGTGGTGAATAATGCTTTAATTCAGGCTCATACTAGTCTCAATACTGATGAGTATACCTACTATGAACCTTTGTTATATCTGCCAACAGGCGTGATTTACTTGGCTTCGCGCAATGCTCCAGCTATCTCGCCGGAAGATTTACCAGACCGTGTAGTTAACAGTATTAAATCGCTTTGTGCAGGTCAATTACGCCTCAGACAAACAGGATTTGGTAGAGATGGCAAAGGCATGAAATATGCCGAATATTACAATTTATTTTTTGATGATATAGGCTTGATGAAAGTAGCTTTAGATGCTACATTACGCATCTTAAACCCTAATAAAGGCTCTGTTGCTAAAAGTCGCAGCGAAAATCTGAATAAGTTTCAGCAACAAAATGTTTTATCTGCTGATTATGACTTCAAATTTGAAGACGATATCCGTATTGACCAAATAGCAGAATTTGGTGATTTAGTTAGCCGGAAGATTTGGGAAGAGACAGTTAATCGCGTTGATTATGCTCGGAAGAAAGATAAAAAGCTGCCAGCAGTTCCCGATTTTGATTTAACTCACAAAGTTGCAGAATTTTGGAATTTAGCAGAATGTTTACCCCAAATTAGAGAAATTCAACGCATTAACGAAAGTCTCAAAGAAAACAAGTTAAAGGGAAATACGGGAGGAGTACCTTATGAATGGTATTATCTGGCGGCTAAATATTTAGAACATCATCCAGGAATTGAAGATGTACGCGAAGCTTGTCAGCAAGTCATTGAGTATTTGACAACCTTAATTTCTCCGATAATTTCTCAGTATCAATTACCTGATGGTTGGGATGATTTAAGGCTCTGGGTAAAACGAGTTGTGATGTTACCAGGCACTAATCAAGAGCCATCTGTTAAAACGCAAGTTGAAACATTTCTAAATGAGTTAGATAATTACAATGCTGCGAAAAAAGCAGGGCGAGGGAAACAATTAATCTGCTCAATTTCTCATTCTGCTTACACAGTTACTGAGCAAATGGAATCAGCAGTTTTATTTACGCCTCAAGTTTATACAAACAAGCAAATGTTAGGAGGTTCTAACGCTAAACGCAATATCTCCAGTATTGCAGGTGTAGAGATGATGCTGAGGCAAATCTTGATGAATCAAACTCAAGCTGTAGGTAAGCGATTTGAAGATGGTAAATATCGCTATCTCTACTTTTATCCCACTTATTACTTTACTCCAGAGACTAATAAGTTTTTGCAGAAAGCATACAATGGTATTGCTCAAACTCGCTTTGATACCAGCGTTCGCAACCATTTTATCAGTAAGGATTTACAGGCGAATTTGGGGCGTGATCGCTACCAAAGTGTAGATAGTTTCTTAATTGATGAAAACCTCCAGCGTGACAAGGATCGCACCTTTAAGCTTTCCTATCCTGAAGACCAGCCTTTAACATTTTACTTCATGGCACTCCCGCCAGGAAGAGACAGCACCGATACAGAATCTTGGGTAATGCCAACTTGGTTAGCGTTTGCTTTCCCGATGATTTTAGATGTTAAAACTGTGGTTTCAGAGTCACCAATTCCACCTTTTAATGATGGGGCTGAATTTGAGGAAAGCGTTTTCCTTGATAGTGCGCCTCATGCTTTCCGTGCTTTAGTAAGGCGCGATCGCTTCCGTCTTGACTACATCCTCGAAGGCTGGAACGAAAACGGTATTCAATACCCAGCACCTTTAAATGTGCTTACCGCCGCTTATGCCATTCATTTAGATGTGAATGCGCGACAGGGTAAGTCTGGTTACGATGCCAACTGGGGAAGATTTACAGAACTGGCTAAAGATTTTGAAACCAGTCCACTATACGTCTTTTCTTATCTCAATCGCTGGGTGCGTAACCAGGGATCGGAAACAGCGCGAATCGAGAAAATTCGGCTTTATGCCTATCATTTTTATCCTTGTTTTGACCCTTATGTGAAATATGACACTAATATGGAGCAATTAATTGTGGGAGAAGCATCAAGTCTAAATCATCCTAAGAAATTAACAGATTTATACCGCAGATTTTACCGAGCTAATAAGCGTTATAATCCTAAGTCTAATGCTGTGTTGAAACCAGTTGATATTGCGGCTGAAACTATACTCAAAGCTGAGTCAAGTGTGTTTCAGGGAGAAACATTAGTTGTGGCTGTTGCAGCAGAAGTTTTTAAACTCATGGATCGCGTTCATTCTTCTACTGCTGAAGGACGTTGGATTATGAGCAAACGAGAGGAAGAACGGCAAGCTGTTCTAGATTTTGCCAAGTATTTTGTAGTGGAGGTATTTGATAACGCATTTGCAGGCGATCGCGCTCGTTTAGCAGGCCGTCAACTCAACTTAATTAGGGATACTTGCGAATTTCTTTATCGTCTTGAAGATGACAAAGAAAATGCAGGAAAAAATGAAAATATTCCTGTAATAGATGATGTTAAGGAACCGGAATAAATTCTTCTAGAAGTAAACAAGTAGTAAACAATTTTTTGGAGATAAATCATGGCAATTTTAAAAACTGTTGAATCCAAATTCTTTCAAACTGAGATTCCTTACAAACCAATGGGGAAATATGTTCATTTCTTGACTATTCGCATTACTGAATCTTACCCTCTATTTCAAACAGATGCAGAACTGAATAAAGCACGGGTAAGAGCAGGAGTTAAAGACAAAACTACAATTAGCCGTTTGTCAATGTTCAAGCGTAAACAGTCTACTCCAGAGCGTTTAGTTGGTCGGGAATTGCTGCGTAACTATGGCTTAATGACTGCTGAAGAATGCGAATACAATGTAAATTTTGCAATGGATAATCCTGATTGCATCATTTACGGATTTGCTATTGGTGACTCTGGTTCTGAAAAATCGAAAGTTGTGGTAGACACGGCATTCTCAATTACAGCTTTTGATGAATCACACGAAACATTCACCCTCAATGCTCCTTATGAAAATGGTACGATGGCTTCCAAAGGTGAAAATGGTTCTAAACCTGGTGAAGTTACCAGTCGGATCAATCAACAAGACCACATTAGACCGCAAGTTTTCTTTCCTAGTATTGTCACCTTGAAAGACCCCACTGAAGCTAGCTTTCTTTACGTTTTTAATAATATTCTGCGAACTCGTCACTATGGAGCGCAAACTACCCGTACAGGTCGTGTCAGAAATGAGTTAATTGGTGTTGTATTTGCAGATGGAGAAATTACTAGTAACTTGCGTTGGACTCAGGCAATATATGACCAAATGAAATCTAATAATACTTTAAATGCTCCTGATCCACTAGATGAGGATGATGTAATTACTGCTGCTAAAAATGCTATTGAGGCGTTAATGGCTGATGAGTTTATTGTTCACACAGATTTAATTGGTGATGCTTTTGTATCCCTAATTAATGAAGTCAAAACTTTAACAGGAAGTGAGAAAGGTATTCAGGCAATTTTGCAAAAAGCTGATGCAGAAGCTAAAGATTATGCCAAGAAGCATATCAGCAAGAAGAAAACTGCTGCTAAAGCGGGGAAAGAGTAATGGTGTTTATTTCCCGTTGTCAAATAGAACTTCATGACAGCCTCTATTTCGCAACTCGTGAAATCGGGCGATTGTATGAAACAGAGCCAATAATCCACAATTACGCTCTCTGTTATGCACTAGGTTTAGTTGATAGCCAAATATACTCTACTACCGTTGCTGAAGAACATTCTTATCGCTATTTTTGCCCCGAACAAGTGCCAAAATATGAGGAGCATTTAACGCCACTCAATCAACAAGGAATTTACGTAACTCCGGCGCGATCGCTCAATCATTCTTCCATCCTCAACACCTGGAAGTATGCTAACAACAACTACCACGTTGAAATGGAGAAAACACAGAAAAATATCCCTAGTTTTGGTAGAGCGAAAGAAATAGCAGCAGAAAGTAAATTTGAGTTTTTTGTCATATCTCAAAAAGAACTCAAATTACCAAAGTGGATTCGTTTGGGTAAATGGATGAGCAAGGCTGAAGTAACGGTAGAACAATTACCAAAACATAAAATTTCTGAAGGTATATTCACTTGTACACATCCATTAAATCCTTTAGATGTGATGTTCACGAATCAAGTGATTAGCTATGATGTTGTGAATATGCCTCCAGTTAGCTTAATTCAAAATGTCCAAATGCGAGGTCAATACTATCAATTTGATGGCATTCAAAACTTAAAAATCCCAGTTCGGGTAGAATATCGTTTTCGGAGTTAATCACTTCCCAAAACCTTTACCACGGTTTTTATTTTTTCGAGGCTCTATCATCATTAACTCGGCTTTAAAACCTCTGGAATCTTGCAACATTAACTTACGTATTCGCTGGCGTTGGTAAGCCTGTACTTCAGCAGCTAGAGAATGATTAGGGTCAATTTTTAAGTGAGTAATCGCAGAAACATATTGTTCTTTACTTTCGGGATTATTTGGCTCTTTTAGTCCGCACATAATCCCGCCTTCATCTCCTGAATAGCCAACGAAATCAATCTCAAATTCTCTGTCTGGATCGGCGTTTACTCCTTTTTGCTTTAATGTCTTCAAAAACTCCTTCCCGGCACGTGCTTTAATGGGTAAGTTCTCTTTCAGTTTTTCAGTTAGTGCCTTGGCTGCATTGTAATCATCAATTCTCATTGGTCTTTCTCACTATGTAGTTTTTCTCACTTAAAAGAATACTACTATCATCACTCGACAGTCTTTAAAATTTTAGATATCACATTCAGCGATCGCTCCTCTATCCCCAGTGAAACACTATCAACAACAAACCAACGCCTTCCCCAGCGACTACCTAAACAACTTGTGGGGAGAAATCCAAGCTTGTCCTTACTTTGCTATCAACAACCTCAACCGCGATTTTGTCGCCACGAAAGGATTTTCTGTAGTATTTCAGCGTTCTGGATTAGCAAAGGTAGAACAGCAGTTTCCCTACTTCAAACCTTACCTCGATTTGGCTCTCCAGCCGAGTTGTAATGCTTTTTACCTCAATCCTTTACAACTCAAAGAAGGCTCCCGCGTCGATCCGCATATCGATCGCTCCTTGCGTTCCTACTCCAAAACCATTGAACCGCCTGCGGTTGTCAGTGTCCTCTATGTGCGCGTACCTGCGGATATGGAAGGGGGAGAACTGGTATTGCGATCGCACAAACGTCAACTTGGGCAAATTAAGCCCCAATTCAATACTTTAGTTTATTTTCAAGGTGATTTAATCCATTCGGTTAACGCTGTCAAAACCCCAGGAAATCGCCTAAGTCTCGTTTGTGAACAGTATAGTTTGAGTGATGCTGAACTCCAGGAAATCCCTGAATTCACTGTAGAGTCAAGAAGCACTCAGTCTACAACCAAAAAAAGAAAGTATGCCTCATAGTTTAGTGTTGAATTTGCTACCCCAATCGCCCATTCCATCACAGTATCTTACAGGTAGACATCTCCACGCCCTATTTTTAACCCTTGTTAGTTCAGTAGATAGCACATTAGGCGATCGCTTGCACGATTCCACCGCAGATAAAGCTTTCACCCTTTCCCCCCTGCAAATAAAGGGAGAGGGGATAGGGGATAGGGGACAGGATCGGGGTAAATATAAATCTAAAATTTCTACTAGCAGTAGTTTGCAATATTCACATCAGCAACCCATTCCCGCCGGAACTCCTTGTTGGTGGCGCATCTCTTTATTAGATGACACTTTATTTAGCAAACTTACCCAACTCTGGCTAAATCTGAATCCCAATCGCCCTTGGCATCTTGGCCCGGCTGACTTGTATATTACCAGCATTCAGGGTACACCCCAATCTATTCAACCTTGGGCAAATGCCACTACTTACGCTCAATTATACGAAGAAGCTAGCGATCGCCATTCTTCCATTAATCTTACCTTTTCCACGCCTACCGCCTTCCGTCAAGGACAGTATGATACTACTCTTCCTACAAGAGAATCTGTTTTTAATTCCCTACTTTCGCGCTGGAATAAATACAGTGGTATAGAATTACCTCAGATTACCATAGAGTCAATATTTCCTTCTTTTGTCAACATTCACACAGAAATATTAGCAGACTCTCGTAGTAAATTTATTGGCATTCTTGGCGAAGTTAACTACAAGATTTTGGGGGCAATTGAACCCATACAAATTAAGCAACTTAATGCTTTAGCTGATTTTGCTTTGTATGCAGGAATTGGTCGCAAAACAACTATGGGAATGGGAATGGCGCGGCGGCTGTATTCTCCCTAATTTCAACAATCATTTAAAAACCACCTAAGTTATGAACCAAACCGAATATATTTCTATTGCGGCATTGAATCAATATGCCTATTGTCCGCATCGTTGTTGGCGGATGTTTTGTGCCGGGGAATTTACGGATAATCAATACACAATTGAAGGCACAACCTTACACGATCGCGTCCACACCACAAGCGATGTACAACGAGGAGAAACTTGGCAAATTCGAGCAATTTGGCTGAAGTCTGAGCAATACAAACTCATCGGAAAATCTGATTTAATTGAAGAACAATTAGGTCAACTTTATCCAGTGGAATACAAACGGGGATGCAAAGGCGAATGGGATAACGATGAGTTACAAGTTTGTGCCCAAGCCTTATGTTTAGAAGAGATGACAGGACAACCTGTTACTAACGGATATATCTATTATGCCCACTCGCATCAACGGCAATTAGTAGAGATTAATGCAGAGTTAAGAGAAAGTGCGATCGCAACTATTGAATCTGTCACAAATCTCCTAGAAACAGGAGCAATGCCAAAACCAGTTTACAGCAAACGCTGCCAAGGATGCAGCCTTTATTCGCAATGTTTGCCCAAAGCAACCGATAAAGTCAAAAGTTATCAAGAAGTAAATTAAATCATCCAATTTATTACTAGCCCTGGCGACTGGAAGTCGCGGCTACACAGACAAAACCCACCTCCGTGGGTTAGAAAACCCTTGATTATTAGTCCACGGAGGTGGACTTTGCTTGTGTAGTAGCGTTCGCCCTTGGCGTGCCGGAGGCATCATTCTATTCGCCTAATACTTTTCAAACTTTAGCACCAATTATTACTAGGAAGAATCAAAAATGGGAACACTTTACGTAACACAAGCCGATGCTTTTATTGGTAAAGTTGATGAGCGTCTCACCGTCAAAGCTGAACAAAAAACAATCTTAGATATCCCTTTAATTAAACTAGAAGGAATTGTAGTACTAGGACGGGCTACTATTTCTCCCGCCGTCGTCAGTGAACTTTTAGAACGTCATATCTGTTTAACATTTCTCACCCAAAACGGACGATATTTAGGGCGCTTAGAACCAGAAGTTACCAAAAATATCTTTGTTCGTAAAGCCCAATGGCAAGCTGTGGGAGAATCAGAACCAGCGATACATTTAGTTAGAGGATTTGTGCGGGGTAAATTGAAAAATTATCGCCATACATTACTTCGCACTCAGCGAGAACATCCTGATACTGACCTGAATAATAACATCACTCGATTGGAAAACGCGATCGCACCAATCGAAAAAACTAGCAGTATTGATTCCCTTAGAGGCTTAGAAGGTGCGGGTAGTGCAGCCTATTTCGGTTGTTTTCAACAGCTAATCAAAACCCCAGAATTTCGCTTTGAAGCCAGAAAACGCCGCCCACCAACCGATCCGGTTAATGCCCTACTGAGTTTTGGGTATACATTACTACGCCATGATGTGCAAAGTGCTTTAAATATTGTTGGCTTCGATCCTTATCTAGGATACTTACACGTTGAACGTTATGGTAGACCTTCCCTAGCTTTGGACTTGATGGAAGAATTTCGTCCTTTAATAGTGGATGCTGTAGTATTGTCGCTGATTAACAAGCGATCGCTAACCCTAACTGACTTTACCACCGAACCGCTCAGTGGTGCTGTGTCTTTAACCAAAGAAGGACTGCATACATTTCTTCGCGCCTACCAACAAAAGAAACTATCGAGTTTCAAACATCCAGTCATGGGAAACAAATGCACCTATCAAGAATCTTTTGAAATTCAGGCAAGGTTATTAAGTAAATACCTAATGAACGAAATCGATAAATATCCCCCTTTAATTCTCAAGTAATTATTCATTCTCCCCCATCTCCCCCATCTCCCTCATCTCCCCACTTCCCACTCCCTTCATGTATATTGTTGTCAGCTACGACATTCCAGAAGATAAGCGTCGGACAAAAATCCATTCGATTCTCAAGTCTTATGGACAATGGATGCAACTGAGTGTGTTTGAGTGCGATATCACTCCTACTCAGTATGCTAAACTGCGATCGCGTTTATCTAAATTGATTAAACCCGATACCGATAGCGTTCGTTTTTATTTTCTCTGTGGCTGCTGTCAGCGAAAAGTCGAACGTATTGGCGGAGAACAGCCACGAGACGAAACAATTTTCTTTGCTGAGTCCCCTTCTGGCTAGGTTTCTGTATTTCAAATGCGCGGAAGGGTAGGTGTACAAATTCCACAGGTCTAAAAAAGTGCTTCTATCCCAAGTACAGTAAGGCTTTCAACCCATTCTTTACCTAATCATCATCCGCGCAATCTCTGAAATGCTTATCAAAATACGATTTCAGCCTTTAAATTTTCTTGGCGCTCTTTCCAAACGAATTCTCTAATGCTATGATTGCCCTTGAATCGCGCAACCGTACCTTGAAAACTAAATACAGCTTGGCTTTCAGCGTCCCGCTATTGCAATTCATTAAAATCCCTATCAGGGATTGAAACTTGCCAGTAGAGCCAGCCGATCTAGAAGTTGATATATTGCAATTCATTAAAATCCCTATCAGGGATTGAAACCTTATATATATAGATGTGAATTACATTAAGATGCATTGCAATTCATTAAAATCCCTATCAGGGATTGAAACTGGTACATGGAAAAGGGATTGAATGGTTTCCAATTGCAATTCATTAAAATCCCTATCAGGGATTGAAACTTGCAGTTTTAAAGCCTCTGGTTCAGGCGATTCTTATATTGCAATTCATTAAAATCCCTATCAGGGATTGAAACATGAAAGATAATTATGCGAGAGTTGTTGCTATTTATTGCAATTCATTAAAATCCCTATCAGGGATTGAAACTTCCAAAAGACATTATTGAAACAGTAATTAAACCTATTGCAATTCATTAAAATCCCTATCAGGGATTGAAACGAATTATCTAAGCATTATTCAATCTGTGGTACACCAAATTGCAATTCATTAAAATCCCTATCAGGGATTGAAACATTTGTAATCCCTGCCCTGCTGCGATCGCAATTTCATT contains:
- the cas6 gene encoding CRISPR-associated endoribonuclease Cas6; the encoded protein is MPHSLVLNLLPQSPIPSQYLTGRHLHALFLTLVSSVDSTLGDRLHDSTADKAFTLSPLQIKGEGIGDRGQDRGKYKSKISTSSSLQYSHQQPIPAGTPCWWRISLLDDTLFSKLTQLWLNLNPNRPWHLGPADLYITSIQGTPQSIQPWANATTYAQLYEEASDRHSSINLTFSTPTAFRQGQYDTTLPTRESVFNSLLSRWNKYSGIELPQITIESIFPSFVNIHTEILADSRSKFIGILGEVNYKILGAIEPIQIKQLNALADFALYAGIGRKTTMGMGMARRLYSP
- the cas4 gene encoding CRISPR-associated protein Cas4, whose amino-acid sequence is MNQTEYISIAALNQYAYCPHRCWRMFCAGEFTDNQYTIEGTTLHDRVHTTSDVQRGETWQIRAIWLKSEQYKLIGKSDLIEEQLGQLYPVEYKRGCKGEWDNDELQVCAQALCLEEMTGQPVTNGYIYYAHSHQRQLVEINAELRESAIATIESVTNLLETGAMPKPVYSKRCQGCSLYSQCLPKATDKVKSYQEVN
- the cas1d gene encoding type I-D CRISPR-associated endonuclease Cas1d, which gives rise to MGTLYVTQADAFIGKVDERLTVKAEQKTILDIPLIKLEGIVVLGRATISPAVVSELLERHICLTFLTQNGRYLGRLEPEVTKNIFVRKAQWQAVGESEPAIHLVRGFVRGKLKNYRHTLLRTQREHPDTDLNNNITRLENAIAPIEKTSSIDSLRGLEGAGSAAYFGCFQQLIKTPEFRFEARKRRPPTDPVNALLSFGYTLLRHDVQSALNIVGFDPYLGYLHVERYGRPSLALDLMEEFRPLIVDAVVLSLINKRSLTLTDFTTEPLSGAVSLTKEGLHTFLRAYQQKKLSSFKHPVMGNKCTYQESFEIQARLLSKYLMNEIDKYPPLILK
- the cas2 gene encoding CRISPR-associated endonuclease Cas2; its protein translation is MYIVVSYDIPEDKRRTKIHSILKSYGQWMQLSVFECDITPTQYAKLRSRLSKLIKPDTDSVRFYFLCGCCQRKVERIGGEQPRDETIFFAESPSG